The Paraconexibacter algicola genome includes the window CGGGCCGCCGCTCGTGCGGCGGCGGTCGGCAGCTCGCCCCAGGACGCGGCGCGGGCCGCGGTCCCCGACGGGCTCCGCCGCGGCGTCCGCGTGCGCCCGGACGGCGAGGGCGTTCGCGTCACCGTCCGGATCCCGGCGCTGGTCCCGGGCGTCGGCAGCGTGCACGCGCGCGCCCGCTTCACGCCGCAGGGGGCGGGGTCGTGAGCGTCCGCGACGACCGGGGGCAGGCGAGCATCGAGCTCGTCGCGATCCTGCCGCTCGCGCTGGTGGTCGTCCTCGCGATCGCGCAGGTGCTCGCCGCCGGCGGGGCGCGCGAGCTCGCCGCGACGGCGGCGGCCGCCGGGGCCGCGGCGCTCATCCAGGGCGGCGACCCGGAGGCCGAGGCCCGCGCCGCGGTCCCCGGCCGCGACCGCGACGACGTCGACGTGCGGATCCGGGGTCGCCGGGTCACCGTCCGGGTGCGGCCGCGCGCGGTCGCCGGCCCGGTCGCCGACCTGCTCGTCGCCGAGGCCACCGCGGACGCGGGGGAGGCGGCGGTCCGATGAGCGTTCCCGACGTCTCCCGCGTCGTGCTGCTCGCCGGCGCCGCCGACCCGACCGCGGTCGGCGCCGCGCTCGCCACCGGCCTGCGGTCCGCGCGCGGCGACGGCGTGGCGGTGGTGGCCGTCACGCCCGGGTCGGCCTGCGGCACGGGCGCGCCGA containing:
- a CDS encoding TadE/TadG family type IV pilus assembly protein, which produces MADGTSPGRGQAGQASVELVALLPLIALLAALLVQGALAGWAQWSAGSAARAAARAAAVGSSPQDAARAAVPDGLRRGVRVRPDGEGVRVTVRIPALVPGVGSVHARARFTPQGAGS